A segment of the Longimicrobium sp. genome:
CCACGTCGGCACCCATCATCCGCAGCATGCGGTACTCGGCGCGCGTTTCCAGGTTGGGCCCGGCGACGGCGACGTAAACGCCGCGCCGCAGCGTGATCCCCCGCTCCAGCGCCACCTCCACCGCGATCCGCCGCAGATCGGCGTCGTACACGGCTGACATGTCGGGGAAGCGCGGCCCCAGCTCGTCCAGGTTGGGTCCGATCAGTGGGTTGTCGCCCAGCAGGTTGATGTGGTCCGCGATCAGCACCAGGTCGCCGGGTCCCCAGAACGGGTTCATGCCGCCGCACGCGTTGGAGACGACGAGGGTGTCCGCGCCCAACGCCCGCATCACCCGCACGGGAAAGGTCACCTGCTGGAGGGTGTAGCCCTCGTAGCGATGGAAGCGGCCCTGCATCGCCACGACCGGCTTGCCGCCCAGCCGCCCCAGCAGCAGCCGCCCGGTGTGCGTCTCGACGGTGGACAGCGGAAAGTGCGGGATTTCGGCGTACGGGATCTCCGTCTCTACCTCGATGCGTTCCGCCAGCCCGCCCAGCCCGGTACCCAGGATGATGGCGACGCGCGGCTCCAGCGTGCTCCGGCCGCGGATTTCCCCAACGGCCGCCGCGATCTGCTCTCTCACGTCCACGCGTCAGTTCCCCTGCGCCTCGGGATCCTCGTCCCCCCGTCCGACGGCGGAGGTGCGCTCCTCCTCCTGCTCAATCTCTGTCAGCTGCCGCTCCACGAGGGCGCGGAAGAGGCGGAGGAACCGCACGCGCTGCCCCTGCAGCCGGCGCAGGGTCTCCGCGGCCATCGTGGCCTGGCGGCGCGCCTCGCCCACGATGCGGTCGGCCTCGGCGCGGGCCTCGCGCAGGACCAGGTCGGCCTCGCGGGCGGCCTGCTCGCGCATCTCCTCGCGAAGCTGCTGGGCAGAGACCAGGGCCTCGTTCATGGCGCGCTCGCGGTCGCGGTAGGCGGCGATGGACTCCGCCAT
Coding sequences within it:
- a CDS encoding DivIVA domain-containing protein, with the translated sequence MIDLTPLDVRKKKGDFRKVVRGYDAASVDDYLDTVAQRFEELVRENSSLSVRVEGMAESIAAYRDRERAMNEALVSAQQLREEMREQAAREADLVLREARAEADRIVGEARRQATMAAETLRRLQGQRVRFLRLFRALVERQLTEIEQEEERTSAVGRGDEDPEAQGN
- a CDS encoding purine-nucleoside phosphorylase → MDVREQIAAAVGEIRGRSTLEPRVAIILGTGLGGLAERIEVETEIPYAEIPHFPLSTVETHTGRLLLGRLGGKPVVAMQGRFHRYEGYTLQQVTFPVRVMRALGADTLVVSNACGGMNPFWGPGDLVLIADHINLLGDNPLIGPNLDELGPRFPDMSAVYDADLRRIAVEVALERGITLRRGVYVAVAGPNLETRAEYRMLRMMGADVVGMSTVPEVIVAIHGGMRVMGVSIITDQCLPDALEVADIRKIIAVAGAAEPNLTALVEGVVERL